A part of Clostridium novyi genomic DNA contains:
- the addA gene encoding helicase-exonuclease AddAB subunit AddA produces the protein MGITKKRGGRALSEVKWTKEQQQAIDIHGCNLLVSAAAGSGKTAVLVERIIKMITDLKNPVDIDRLLVVTFTNAAASEMKERIAKAIGKELTKHPRSRQLQRQLTLLNRASITTIHSFCLETIKNNFHYIDLDPSFRIGDETETILLKSQIIEEIFDELYEPENCSEDFLKLVEFYSSNKDDSALQNMVLNLYNFVMSSPNPKKQLESMAEDFNVNKDYNFGTSKWAKVLMEDIYIELSGLKNMMEEAIKLINDTVGLEVYLEDFKNELAMIDDLILSAKSSWNSLYDNLSKIKFGRLKTCRVCEDKKTQEKVKDIRNKVKKQLQDDIKKKVISYNDDEIISDLINLYPIMKSLTDLVLKFMNRYAEAKKERGIIDFNDFEHFCLEILGNEEVSLKLKQRYVEILVDEYQDSNYVQEAIINAIARQDEKTGKYNNVFMVGDVKQSIYRFRQAKPELFLRKYNSYLEEDSTKERKVNLFKNFRSRKEVLDGVNFIFKQIMSKNIGELEYDDNEALNLGADFQEYREDKSLVGGAIELNLMEKIKDDIEGQEDDEILSNIQVEARLVAKRINELVNPTIGEPFKVYDNDLKEYRNVEYRDIVILLRSTSSWAPVFMDELKEKLIPAYADVGNGYFESVEIKTMLSLLEIIDNPRQDIPLIAVLRSPIASFTPEELIDIRLENKDGDFYEGILKILKSEDEKLHGLKKKCNIFLKKLNLWREKSIHIPIDEFIWYLYMDTGYYGYVGALSGGMQRQANLKILFQRARQYEKTSYKGLFNFITFINRLKVSSGDMGSAKILGENDNVVRIMSIHKSKGLEFPVVILSALGKNFNMQDLNRRILYHDELGFGPDYINLEKRISYETVLKAALKKKIKLESLSEEMRILYVALTRAKEKLIMTGSVSSIEKSSKQWGYSLQGDNYKLSEYQVLTGKNYLDWICPVIMRHKDGEILREFAGIESFEKVNLIEDESKWKIKVNNISEILQNNNKEDIILDHIEEIENIEETSSFYDEINSRLNFKYPYIESSKLPTLLTVTELKRMKNASMYEDYAKDMYTPKLIKKPSFMEKDKKLTGADKGTAMHAVMQKLDYKKELNIEEVKVQMENMVQKEFITKEQIESVDPSKILNFFNTSIGKRFLKAKEVEREVPFHIQLKSTEIFEGLSKDIYSDEHIMIQGIIDCYFEEEDGIVLVDYKSDYFKEGEEQFIIKKYKAQIEYYTRAIEELTNKKVKEKYLYLFYADKEVEIK, from the coding sequence TACTAAAAAAAGAGGGGGAAGAGCCTTGTCAGAAGTAAAGTGGACTAAAGAACAACAACAAGCAATAGATATTCATGGATGTAATTTATTAGTTTCGGCAGCAGCAGGTTCGGGAAAAACAGCAGTGCTTGTTGAAAGAATAATAAAAATGATAACGGATTTAAAAAATCCAGTAGATATAGATAGATTATTAGTTGTAACATTTACTAATGCAGCTGCATCAGAAATGAAGGAAAGAATAGCAAAAGCCATAGGAAAGGAATTAACAAAACATCCAAGGTCAAGACAGCTTCAAAGACAATTAACATTACTAAATAGGGCTAGCATAACAACAATACATTCATTTTGTTTAGAAACTATAAAAAATAACTTTCATTACATAGATTTAGACCCAAGTTTTAGAATTGGTGATGAAACTGAAACTATTTTATTAAAAAGTCAAATTATAGAAGAAATTTTTGATGAATTGTATGAGCCAGAAAATTGTAGTGAAGATTTTTTAAAATTAGTTGAATTTTATAGTAGTAATAAAGATGATTCAGCTCTTCAAAACATGGTATTAAATTTATATAATTTTGTAATGAGTTCACCAAATCCTAAAAAACAACTTGAAAGTATGGCCGAAGATTTTAATGTAAATAAGGATTATAACTTTGGCACCTCTAAGTGGGCAAAAGTTTTAATGGAAGATATATATATAGAACTTAGTGGACTTAAAAATATGATGGAAGAGGCTATAAAATTAATAAATGATACTGTTGGACTTGAAGTATATCTAGAAGATTTTAAAAATGAACTTGCAATGATTGATGATTTAATCTTAAGTGCAAAATCCTCATGGAATAGTTTATATGATAATCTTTCAAAAATTAAATTTGGAAGATTAAAAACTTGTAGAGTATGTGAAGATAAAAAAACACAAGAAAAAGTTAAAGATATAAGAAATAAGGTAAAAAAACAATTGCAAGATGATATAAAGAAAAAAGTTATTTCATATAATGATGATGAAATTATATCAGATTTAATAAATCTTTATCCTATAATGAAATCACTAACGGATTTAGTATTAAAGTTTATGAATAGGTATGCTGAGGCTAAAAAGGAAAGAGGAATCATAGATTTTAATGATTTTGAACATTTTTGTTTAGAAATTTTGGGAAATGAAGAAGTATCATTAAAATTAAAACAAAGATATGTTGAAATATTAGTAGATGAATATCAAGACAGTAATTATGTTCAAGAAGCTATTATAAATGCCATAGCAAGACAAGATGAAAAAACGGGAAAGTATAATAATGTATTTATGGTTGGAGATGTAAAACAGAGTATATATCGTTTCCGTCAGGCAAAACCTGAACTGTTTTTAAGAAAATATAATTCTTATCTAGAAGAAGATAGTACTAAAGAAAGAAAAGTCAATTTATTTAAAAACTTTAGAAGTAGAAAAGAAGTATTAGATGGTGTTAACTTTATATTTAAACAAATAATGTCTAAGAATATAGGAGAACTTGAGTATGATGATAATGAAGCATTGAATTTAGGTGCAGATTTTCAAGAATATAGAGAAGATAAATCTCTTGTAGGTGGGGCAATAGAACTTAATCTTATGGAAAAGATTAAAGATGACATAGAAGGACAAGAAGATGATGAAATACTTTCTAATATACAAGTAGAAGCGAGACTAGTAGCTAAAAGAATAAATGAACTTGTAAATCCTACAATTGGAGAACCTTTTAAAGTTTATGATAATGATTTAAAAGAATATAGAAACGTAGAATATAGAGATATAGTAATTCTCCTTAGAAGTACATCAAGCTGGGCACCAGTATTTATGGATGAACTTAAAGAAAAATTAATACCTGCTTATGCAGATGTAGGAAATGGATATTTTGAAAGTGTAGAGATAAAGACCATGCTCTCATTACTTGAGATAATAGATAATCCAAGACAAGATATACCACTGATTGCAGTACTACGTTCCCCAATTGCATCATTTACTCCAGAAGAACTTATAGATATTAGATTAGAAAATAAAGATGGAGATTTTTATGAAGGTATATTAAAAATATTAAAGAGTGAAGATGAAAAGTTACATGGTTTAAAGAAGAAATGTAATATATTCTTAAAAAAATTAAATTTGTGGAGAGAAAAATCAATTCATATTCCAATAGATGAATTCATATGGTATTTATACATGGATACTGGCTACTATGGATATGTAGGGGCTTTATCTGGGGGCATGCAAAGACAAGCTAATTTAAAAATTCTATTTCAAAGGGCTAGACAGTATGAAAAAACTAGCTATAAAGGACTATTTAATTTTATAACCTTCATAAATAGGTTAAAAGTAAGTAGTGGAGATATGGGAAGTGCCAAAATATTAGGGGAAAATGATAATGTAGTTAGAATAATGAGTATTCACAAAAGTAAAGGACTTGAGTTTCCAGTTGTTATATTAAGTGCCCTTGGAAAAAACTTCAATATGCAAGATTTAAATAGAAGAATACTTTATCATGATGAACTTGGTTTTGGTCCAGATTATATAAATTTAGAAAAAAGAATATCTTATGAAACTGTACTTAAAGCAGCACTAAAGAAAAAAATAAAATTAGAAAGTTTATCAGAAGAAATGAGAATATTATATGTAGCACTTACAAGAGCTAAAGAAAAACTTATAATGACAGGTTCTGTAAGTAGTATAGAAAAATCATCAAAGCAGTGGGGGTATTCACTTCAAGGTGATAATTATAAACTTTCAGAATATCAAGTTTTAACAGGAAAAAATTATTTAGACTGGATATGTCCTGTTATTATGAGACATAAAGATGGAGAAATTTTAAGAGAATTTGCTGGAATAGAATCTTTTGAAAAAGTTAATTTAATAGAAGATGAATCTAAGTGGAAAATCAAAGTTAATAATATAAGTGAAATATTACAAAATAATAACAAAGAAGATATAATTTTAGACCATATAGAAGAAATAGAAAACATAGAAGAAACAAGTTCTTTTTACGATGAAATAAATAGCAGATTAAACTTTAAGTACCCATATATTGAATCATCAAAATTACCTACGCTACTTACTGTTACAGAATTAAAAAGAATGAAAAATGCTAGTATGTATGAAGATTATGCAAAGGATATGTATACTCCAAAGCTTATAAAAAAACCTTCTTTCATGGAAAAGGATAAAAAACTTACAGGAGCAGATAAAGGTACTGCAATGCATGCTGTTATGCAAAAGCTAGATTATAAAAAAGAATTAAATATAGAAGAAGTTAAAGTTCAAATGGAAAATATGGTTCAAAAAGAGTTTATTACAAAAGAACAAATAGAAAGTGTAGATCCTTCTAAAATATTAAACTTTTTTAATACAAGTATAGGTAAACGATTCTTAAAAGCTAAAGAAGTAGAGAGAGAAGTTCCTTTTCATATACAATTAAAAAGTACGGAAATATTTGAAGGTTTATCAAAGGATATATATTCAGATGAGCATATTATGATTCAAGGAATAATAGACTGCTACTTTGAAGAAGAGGACGGAATTGTTTTAGTAGATTACAAAAGTGATTATTTTAAAGAGGGAGAAGAACAATTTATAATAAAAAAATATAAAGCTCAAATTGAGTATTATACTAGAGCAATAGAAGAACTTACAAATAAAAAAGTGAAAGAAAAATATTTATATTTATTTTATGCTGATAAAGAAGTTGAAATAAAGTAA